GACCCGACGGGACGGCGCCGCCGTGGCGGCCGCTCGATCGACCGATCCGAATTCGTCAAATTTAATCGACGCAGGCCTGTCGCTCGGCCATGCCCTTCCGGTATTCATAGATAACCATGACTATCGTTGTGGGTTGAGTCCGGGGAGGATTCATGAAGAGAACCTTCGCCACCGCCTGCGCCGCCACCGTGCTGGTCGCGTCCGTGGCGGTGTCGGCATCCGCCACCCAGGCCGCACCGCCGAGCCGGAGCTCCTCGCCGACGGCCCTCGCCGCACAGGCGATCGCCGCGCACCCGGCGGACATCCGCGCCACCGGGTCGGACGCCTATGCCATCTACAGCGTCCACAGCGACGCCGACGGCGCCAGCCATGTCCGCTACACCCGCACCTACCAGGGCCTGCGCGTTCACGGTGGTGACTTCGTGGTGCACAGCAACGCGGACGGCAGCTACGACGGCGCGTCGGTCGGGCTGGTCAACGCGCTGTCCCTGTCCACCACGGCCGAGGTCACCGCAGCCCAGGCCGCGCGGACGGCCCGCGCCGCGTTCGCGGGAACCGTCGGTACGGTCGAGAGCCCGGAGAAGTTCGTCGACGCCAGCACCGGCACCGGCCGGCTCGCCTGGGAGACCGTCGTCAAGGGCCGGCGGCCGGACGGGCAGACCCCCTCGGTGCTGCACGTCATCACCGACGCGACGAGCGGCGCCGTGCTCGGCTCGTTCGACGAGGTGATGGAGGTCAACGGCACCGGGAACTCGCTCTACTCCGGCACCGTCACCATCGACACCACGTTCGGCAGCGGCATCTACAGCATGATCGACCCGTCGCACGGCAACGGCCGCACCTGCGACGCCGGCCTCCCCGGCTGCCCGGTCTTCACCGACGCGGACAACGTCTGGGGCAACGGCACCAACGCCGACCGGGCGTCAGCCGGCGTCGACGCGCACTTCGGCGCCGCCGCGACCTTCGACTATTTCAAGAACGTGCACAACCGCAACGGCATCTTCGGCAACGGCGCCGGGGTGACCTCCCGGGTCCACTACGGCACCAACTACGTCAACGCCTTCTGGGACGGCACGCAGATGACCTACGGGGACGGGCTCGGCAGGCCGCTGGTCTCCCTGGACGTCGCGGGCCACGAGATGAGCCACGGCGTCACCGAGAACGTGGTTCCCGGCGGCCTGACCTACTCCGGCGAGTCCGGCGGTCTCAACGAGGCGACCAGCGACATCTTCGGCAGCATGGTGGAGTTCTACGCCGCGGCACCGGCCGACCCGGGTGACTACCTGATCGGCGAGAAGATCGACATCAACGGCAACGGAACCCCGCTGCGCTACATGTACAACCCGACGCTCGACGGCTCCTCCCACGGGTGCTGGTCGACCAGCACCAAGAGCATCGACGTGCACTACTCCTCGGGCGTCGCCAACCACTTCTACTTCAACCTGGCCGAGGGCAGCGGCGCCACACCGTACGGGACGAGCCCGCTCTGCGGCTCCGCGGCGGCGGTGACCGGCATCGGCCGGGCGAAGGCGGAGCGGATCTGGTTCCGGGCGCTGGACGTCTACTTCACGTCCAACACCTCCTACGTCAACACGGCCGCACCGGCCAACACGTCCCGCGCATACACCCTCGCCGCCGCGGCCGACCTGTTCGGCCTCTGCGGCACGGAGTATGTCGCGGTGCAGAAGGCCTGGACCTCGGTCAACGTGCCCGGCGCCGACGCGGCCTGCCCGGGCGGGCCGGACTTCGTCCTCGGTGCCTCGCCCACATCCGGCTCGGTGAACCCGGGCTCGGCGCTGACCACGACGATCAGCGCCACGCAGAGCGGCAGCACCGCGCAGACGGTCGCCCTGGCCGCCGCCGGCCTGCCGTCCGGAGCGACCGCCGCCTTCAGCCCCACCTCGATCAGCTCCAACGGCGGCACGTCCACGCTGACCATCGCCACCAGCGTTTCCACCCCGCCGGGGACCTACCAGGTGACCGTCACCGGCACCGGTACCTCCAGCACCCGGACCACCACCTTCACCCTGACGGTCAACGGCCCGGCGGGCTGCTCGCAGACGAACGCCACCGACATCGCGATCCCCGACCTGTCCACCGTCGAATCACCGGTGGTCATCTCCGGCTGCCCGGGCAACGCGAGCGCCACCTCCACCGTCACGGTCAACATCCTGCACACCTACATCGGTGACCTCGTCGTGTCGCTGATCGCTCCGGACGGCACCGCCTCCATCCTGCACAACCGGACCGGCGGCGCGACCGACAACATCAACCAGACCTACCCGGTCAACCTGTCCGGCAAGGCCGCGAACGGCACCTGGAAGCTGCGCGTGCAGGACGCGGCCTCCGCCGATGTCGGCACGATCGACTCGTGGACGATCAACCTCGTCGGGAGTACGCCGGTCTGCGCCGGCACCAACCCCGCCGACGTGCCGATCCCGGACAACACCACGGTGAACTCCACCATCGTGCTGTCGGGATGCCCCGGCAACGCCTCCCCGACCAGCACGGTCACGGTGGAGATCGTGCACACCTACATCGGCGACCTCGTCGTGACCCTCGTCGCCCCGGACGGCAGCCTCTACGTGCTGCACAACCGGACCGGCGGGGCGACCGACAACATCAACCAGTCCTACACGCTCAACCTGTCCCCCGAGCTCCGGAACGGGACCTGGACACTGCGGGTGCAGGACGCGGCGACCAGCGACACCGGCTACATCAACAGCTGGGCGTTGACGACGCTGTGACAGTCCGGTGGAGTGCCCTGCCCGGCGTCTGAGGTCCACCCGGGCAGGGCACTCCACCCTCCGCAGATCTGCGACACCGATCCCGCGTAGCGATGCGGTGCGGAGGGTAATGGGAGCCGCGCAGCGCCGCTCAGGTCGCCCGGGCCGGAGGGCCGATCCGTCGTACGAGGGCCCGGTCCGCCGGTGCCGATGACGGTCGGCACGGCAGCTGCCGAGCAGGAGGACGGCGATGCGGTTCAGCAGGTCGAACCCGGTGACGGATGAGCAGGCGCCCCGGCGGCGGTGGCACCCGAGCTGGCTGCTGGACTGGTACGCCGCCTGCGTGGTGTGGCTCCGCTGGGTGATCGTGGCGTTCTGGGTCGCGGCCGCCGGGGCGTCCATGATCTACCTGCCCGCGATCGGCCAGGGCGGCAGCGACCTGGGACAGCTGATCTCGATCGACAACCCGGCGGTGCGCAGCGAGATCCGCTCGTTCGAGAAGTTCGGCTTCCCGCTGCTGAGCCGGGTCGCCGTGGTGCAGCGCGATCCCGGTGGGCTGTCGGCGGCGACGCAGGCCAAGGCCATCGCCCGGGCCCGGGCCGTGACCGAGGGCACCTACGCCGACGCGAAGCCCATCATCGCCGCGGTGCCCGTCACCAACACGCTCGGCCTGGTCCCGGGATCGAAGGAGAACAGCACCACCATCATCACGCTGCTGTTCACCGCCCCCGATGTCACCTTCGCCGACCAGCTCGAAGCCGCGAAACAGTTCGCCGCCGCCCACTACGACGCCGACGACCACGTGGCCGGGGTGACCGGCTCCGTTCCGGCCCGCGTCGAGCAGGGCAATCTCGTCCTCTCCACGCTGCCCTGGCTGGAGCTCGCCACCGTCGCCGCCGTCTTCCTCATCGTCGCGATCGCCTTCCGCTCGATCGTGGCACCCCTGCTCGCGCTCGCCGTCGCCGGAGTCGCCATCCTGCTGACCCTGCACGTCGGCGGCGCGCTCGCCCTGCGGATGGGGGTGCCGGTCCCGCAGGAGACCCAACCGCTGCTCGTGGCGCTGCTGCTCGGAGTCGTGACCGACTACGTGGTGTTCTACCTGTCCGCGGTGCGAACACAGCTCGGCGAGGGTGCCGGGCGCCTCGAAGCGGCGCGGCGGGCGACCGCGCGGTTCACGCCGATCATCGTTACCGCCGGGGCGACCGCCGCCGCCGGCACCGGCGCCCTGATCGTCGCGAAGTCGCCTGCGTTCAAGGCGTTCGGGCCCGGCATGGCCCTGGCGGTCCTCATCGGCATGCTCGTGGCGGTCACGCTCGTCCCGGCGCTGCTCGCCATCCTGGGCCCGGCGGCGCTGCGGTCGCCGCTGCGGCGCAAGACCGTCCTGGGCCGGCCGGTCGAGCCGGTCCTCGACGAGGCGCCTTCGGGACGCTGGTCCCGCCTGCTCACCCGGCGCTGGTTCGGCGCGCCGGTGCTGCTGGTCTGCACCGGTGTCCTGATCATCGCCGCCCTGCCGCTGCAGCACATCACCCTGGGCGTGTCCTTCGTCGAGGCGCTGCCCGCCAGCCACCCGGCCCGGCAGGCGGCGGCCCAGGCCGAGAAGGGCTTCGCCGAGGGCATCCTGTCGCCGACGGAGCTGCTGGTGCAGGGGTCGGGGGTGGCCTCCCGGGAGGCGGAGCTGACCCGGCTGCAGCAGGCGCTGGCCCGCGTACCGGGAGTGTCGGCGGTGATCGGGCCCGGCGACGCCGCCATCCCCGAGAACCTCAACCTGTTCCGCTCCCGCGACGGCTCCGCCGCCCGCTACCTGCTGATCATGTCCGACGAGCCGCTGGGCCATACCGCAGTGCAGACCCTGTCGCGGCTCGACGCCGCCCTGCCCGGCCTGGTGAAGGACGCCGGGCTGACCGGAGTGGAGACGAGCTTCGGCGGCGACACCGCCGTGGCGAAGGTCATCATCGACCAGACCACGCAGGACCTGGGCCGCATCGCGATCGCGGCGCTCCTGGCCAACCTGCTGTTCCTGATGCTGTTCCTGCGCGCGGTGATCGCCCCGGTCCTGCTCCTGGGGTGCAGCGTGCTCGCGATCGGCGCCACCCTGGGCCTGACCACCTGGCTGTTCCAAGATGTCCTCGGGGGCGACGGCCTGACCTTCTACGTGCCGTTCGCGGTGGCCGTGCTGCTGCTCGCGCTCGGCTCGGACTACAACATCTTCGGCATCGGCCCGGCATGGAAGGAGGCCCGGGAACGCCCGCTGCGAGAGGCGCTGGCGCTCACCCTGCCCGAGTCCGCCCGCGCGATCCGCACCGCCGCGTTCACCCTCGCGATCAGCTTCGGCCTGCTCGTCCTGGTGCCGCTCCGGCCGTTCCAGGAGCTCGCGTTCGCCCTGTCCGTCGGGATCCTGATCGACGCGTTCATCGTCCGGTCCCTGCTGGCACCGGCGCTGCTCACCGTGGTCGGATCGGCGAGCGAGTGGCCGGGGCGCAAGCTCTTCGGCCGGGTGCCGAAGTCCCGCGTCGAGCAGTTCGAACCGAGCTGACCAGCGGAGCCCCATCGGACCGTGATGTATTCACACTCTTGACTGCGTGTCGCATCGCGTGCAATCTCTTGGGAACATGTGCGTTCGCGGCGCCGGCCGTCCCAGCCGGCGC
This region of Allocatelliglobosispora scoriae genomic DNA includes:
- a CDS encoding proprotein convertase P-domain-containing protein, coding for MKRTFATACAATVLVASVAVSASATQAAPPSRSSSPTALAAQAIAAHPADIRATGSDAYAIYSVHSDADGASHVRYTRTYQGLRVHGGDFVVHSNADGSYDGASVGLVNALSLSTTAEVTAAQAARTARAAFAGTVGTVESPEKFVDASTGTGRLAWETVVKGRRPDGQTPSVLHVITDATSGAVLGSFDEVMEVNGTGNSLYSGTVTIDTTFGSGIYSMIDPSHGNGRTCDAGLPGCPVFTDADNVWGNGTNADRASAGVDAHFGAAATFDYFKNVHNRNGIFGNGAGVTSRVHYGTNYVNAFWDGTQMTYGDGLGRPLVSLDVAGHEMSHGVTENVVPGGLTYSGESGGLNEATSDIFGSMVEFYAAAPADPGDYLIGEKIDINGNGTPLRYMYNPTLDGSSHGCWSTSTKSIDVHYSSGVANHFYFNLAEGSGATPYGTSPLCGSAAAVTGIGRAKAERIWFRALDVYFTSNTSYVNTAAPANTSRAYTLAAAADLFGLCGTEYVAVQKAWTSVNVPGADAACPGGPDFVLGASPTSGSVNPGSALTTTISATQSGSTAQTVALAAAGLPSGATAAFSPTSISSNGGTSTLTIATSVSTPPGTYQVTVTGTGTSSTRTTTFTLTVNGPAGCSQTNATDIAIPDLSTVESPVVISGCPGNASATSTVTVNILHTYIGDLVVSLIAPDGTASILHNRTGGATDNINQTYPVNLSGKAANGTWKLRVQDAASADVGTIDSWTINLVGSTPVCAGTNPADVPIPDNTTVNSTIVLSGCPGNASPTSTVTVEIVHTYIGDLVVTLVAPDGSLYVLHNRTGGATDNINQSYTLNLSPELRNGTWTLRVQDAATSDTGYINSWALTTL
- a CDS encoding MMPL family transporter; translated protein: MRFSRSNPVTDEQAPRRRWHPSWLLDWYAACVVWLRWVIVAFWVAAAGASMIYLPAIGQGGSDLGQLISIDNPAVRSEIRSFEKFGFPLLSRVAVVQRDPGGLSAATQAKAIARARAVTEGTYADAKPIIAAVPVTNTLGLVPGSKENSTTIITLLFTAPDVTFADQLEAAKQFAAAHYDADDHVAGVTGSVPARVEQGNLVLSTLPWLELATVAAVFLIVAIAFRSIVAPLLALAVAGVAILLTLHVGGALALRMGVPVPQETQPLLVALLLGVVTDYVVFYLSAVRTQLGEGAGRLEAARRATARFTPIIVTAGATAAAGTGALIVAKSPAFKAFGPGMALAVLIGMLVAVTLVPALLAILGPAALRSPLRRKTVLGRPVEPVLDEAPSGRWSRLLTRRWFGAPVLLVCTGVLIIAALPLQHITLGVSFVEALPASHPARQAAAQAEKGFAEGILSPTELLVQGSGVASREAELTRLQQALARVPGVSAVIGPGDAAIPENLNLFRSRDGSAARYLLIMSDEPLGHTAVQTLSRLDAALPGLVKDAGLTGVETSFGGDTAVAKVIIDQTTQDLGRIAIAALLANLLFLMLFLRAVIAPVLLLGCSVLAIGATLGLTTWLFQDVLGGDGLTFYVPFAVAVLLLALGSDYNIFGIGPAWKEARERPLREALALTLPESARAIRTAAFTLAISFGLLVLVPLRPFQELAFALSVGILIDAFIVRSLLAPALLTVVGSASEWPGRKLFGRVPKSRVEQFEPS